CAGTCACCGGTCAACGGATCGTACCACTGAAATGAATAGGTGGTTTCTGGCTTGAAACCGCTCAGATCCGGGGTTACCGCCTGATTCTCAAAATAAAGCAGACAAAAATCTTTTTCTATTGTGCGCATCATAAACGACCAGCCGTCCAGTCCGTCTTCGGGGCTGCCCGGCGCCTTGCGCGGATGTATGTCCTGCGATCCTAATAATAGATCCTGGTATCTGTCTCCTTCAGACAGGATGAATGCTTTTAGATGCTGCATAGAGGTGCCTGATTCATACTTTAGAGCGTTCCCAGATATGCGGACGCATACCGTCCGGTTCGCCGGTGGTGGTAATGTCATAGGCTGCTGTGCCGTGTACGTGACCGGACAAACCGCCGGAAAGAACGGATCCGTACATTTGAGCGCGGGCGAAATAGTTATCGCGCTCGGAATTTGCCGGAGGCCGTTCACCGCCGGGCCTGTTGATTTCGTGATCCCAGCCCGTGTAATAGGGCTCAAAATTGATGGCCGGATAGGGCGGTTCCAGTTTGAAAAGAGTTTCCAGCGCCGGGTAAAAACCGTGATTGCGGGGTTTGTTGCCCACGCTGTGCATGGTCAGCCAGGGACAATTTTCAGCATGCCCGAACTGCTTATATGTCGAGTTATTGATCAACGTAGTATGCGGCTGGCCAAAGGGCAGAGGACCGTATTTTTCCAGGTGATAGGTTAACGCTTCATTGAACTCGTTTGCGGTTAAACTGTATTCTTTGGGAATCCAGTCCAGATGTATACCGCTGAATACAAAATTCCAGGCGCCGTAGCGGGAAATGAGATACTGAACGTAACGCGCAAACGTTTCATTGAAATCGTAATAGGCTTTCCAGGTAGGCCCCATATCTCTGCGCACTGTTTCCAGCAACGGGACGAATCCCTGCTCCGACAAGTGCTGCATTTTTTTGTCCAGGCTCTGAAAATAGGCCGGATTGATTCTGTTGTAATCCGCAACCCCCGGATGTTTTTTGGACATTTTAAACGGCAGATTGCCGGTTTCATCGCGCATATCTTTGGCGGTAAGATCGCTGTCATTGACGGTATATCCGAATTTTTCCCAGGCATTGCGCACGAATATTCCGGACTCTGCATAGGTTGCCGCATGACCGTCGGCTTCCCAGTTGGGAAAACTGGCGATCATGCTCACCGAGTTAAATCCCTGCTGTTTCCGATAAGCGACTGCATCTTCAAAGCCAATACCGGGACCGGGTATATAATTTTCCGGCGCCGGGGCATTGCGGAAAGGCAGGCGCCATGTGGTTCCCGCCAGCCAGGTATCGCCAATCATCAGAAACGGCGTGCCGTCGGCATACTCCAGTGCATGACCGTTTTCTGTCGGACGAATAAAGCCGCGCCGATTCGGATTCTGTTCTTTTTCTTTTTCAGACCAGGCTATTGCCGTAAAGTGTCCGGTTTTGCCGTTCAATCCCGGATCATCGGGCTGGTTGGAGCCGCTGGTCCATTCCCACCTTCCCGGACGGGTGGCGGTGATGCGCACGTTGAACTTGTTGCCTCCGTCCCAAAACCCGTAAACGCGTTTCGAAAAGTCCGGCCCTTCCAGTTTGACCCAGCAGGTGACCTCGGTATAAGGATTGGAATAGTTGTTTTCAGCCTGTAGAGTGATCTCCTGCATGTCCCATACATGGCATTCGGATCTTTGCGTCTGAGCATTCACTCTATTTAAACCGCTCAGAGACAACAAGAATGCAAGAAACATCAGAAAGCGTTGGCAGCGATTGTTCATAATCTCTCCTTTGATATGATATTCCCACGAGTCTCTTACAAAGATAATACCACACGATCAGATTTACAAGGCGAAATTTGGATGACAACGGAGCAGGAGATCAAGATCGAATGGCAGAAAAAAAAAGAGCATGAAATGTATTCATGCTCTTTTTCGAATAACACTATTTGAACGGGTCCCAGCGCGCCACCATGTTTTCATAGCTGGCCGGAAAACGCTCCCGGAACAATCTGTAATAGTAGAGTTCTTTGGGAGAATTGAGCTCCAGACCTCCGCTGGTTTTGGGATTCTGTTTGAAATCCTCTTCAGAAACCTTGTCCGCGGTGAGTTCCGCCATAATATCATCGACACCGGCGCCGCCGGCAAACCGAAGTTTCGGTCGGTTGGTAATTTCATCCGGCAGCCACTTGCTCATCGCTTTTCTCAGGATCCATTTTTCTACATTGCGTCCCTGTGCTTGATCATATTTAACCTTGAGATCCATGGATATGGTGTCACTCAAAGCCACAACAGCCGGATCCAGAAACGGTGTGCGGTAATGCACGGAATTGGCCAGCCAGGCTTGCGGTCCAAACGGCGCAGCGCTGTATTGTAGGCGATATCCACCAGTTTACGCGCCACCCGTTCTTTTTCGTGCGGATCGGCAATGTCTTTCAGTTCTTTAAAATAGCCGCCGAACAGTTCATCCGCCCCTTCTCCGACCAGCACGCAGTTGGTATGTCCGGAAACACATTTTGATGTATAGTAATTGGCCACGGCTCCTGAAATGCAATCTTCATCAAAGGTTTCCATCAGCCAGACTGCTTCCGGAATCAGGTCCTTGATTTCCTGATCTGTGATTTCATAGATCTCGTGTTTTAAACCGAGATATTCGGCCATGATTTTGGCGTATTTAATATCCTGACTGGGACTGCGTTTGATGGTGGTGCTGAATAATTTGATGGCGGGATCAATAGATTTGGCGACAGATGCAATGATTGAACTGTCCAGACCGCCGCTTAATGCAACCGCTTTGACCGCTCCGTCCGCCATGCGTTTTTCCACGGCTTTGACCATAAAGTTTTCCAGAATTTCTGCGGCCTGCTCCGGCGTGTCAAACTGCAAAAGTTCTGCCTGGTACGGGTTAAAGG
The candidate division KSB1 bacterium DNA segment above includes these coding regions:
- a CDS encoding asparagine synthase-related protein; this translates as MHYRTPFLDPAVVALSDTISMDLKVKYDQAQGRNVEKWILRKAMSKWLPDEITNRPKLRFAGGAGVDDIMAELTADKVSEEDFKQNPKTSGGLELNSPKELYYYRLFRERFPASYENMVARWDPFK
- a CDS encoding DUF5060 domain-containing protein, yielding MNNRCQRFLMFLAFLLSLSGLNRVNAQTQRSECHVWDMQEITLQAENNYSNPYTEVTCWVKLEGPDFSKRVYGFWDGGNKFNVRITATRPGRWEWTSGSNQPDDPGLNGKTGHFTAIAWSEKEKEQNPNRRGFIRPTENGHALEYADGTPFLMIGDTWLAGTTWRLPFRNAPAPENYIPGPGIGFEDAVAYRKQQGFNSVSMIASFPNWEADGHAATYAESGIFVRNAWEKFGYTVNDSDLTAKDMRDETGNLPFKMSKKHPGVADYNRINPAYFQSLDKKMQHLSEQGFVPLLETVRRDMGPTWKAYYDFNETFARYVQYLISRYGAWNFVFSGIHLDWIPKEYSLTANEFNEALTYHLEKYGPLPFGQPHTTLINNSTYKQFGHAENCPWLTMHSVGNKPRNHGFYPALETLFKLEPPYPAINFEPYYTGWDHEINRPGGERPPANSERDNYFARAQMYGSVLSGGLSGHVHGTAAYDITTTGEPDGMRPHIWERSKV
- a CDS encoding asparagine synthase-related protein, encoding MSAIAGLFNKRVNEEQLQAMLDSMRHRGPDKSRTFTLKNATGGAAELSISSRSTQAMSGSDYPVVLFDGDIFNDISGSLSNAEYIREQYIKKGKACFSELDGSFSCAVLDKNEALLVRDHVGARPLIYHSENDSLMFASEAKALLEHSDSVEELPPGHIFSSRDGLEPFNPYQAELLQFDTPEQAAEILENFMVKAVEKRMADGAVKAVALSGGLDSSIIASVAKSIDPAIKLFSTTIKRSPSQDIKYAKIMAEYLGLKHEIYEITDQEIKDLIPEAVWLMETFDEDCISGAVANYYTSKCVSGHTNCVLVGEGADELFGGYFKELKDIADPHEKERVARKLVDIAYNTALRRLDRKPGWPIPCITAHRFWIRLLWL